The following are from one region of the Arcobacter defluvii genome:
- a CDS encoding c-type cytochrome has translation MNKILLGSAVTVLLLAGCGEEKKSTSQETTTAEVTTKQEAPTKEVVNEALKDVAQTVSTAANEVSNTVVETTNKVIENSANTVNETTTEAVETAKNIVSAGTAEIKETLNNTVAITDEKVNDVKNVITDTKNEIKESVSNAETAISNEEVVHDGPKGELLFKACASCHGQKAEKEALGKSQIIAGWDKEKIINALHGYKDGTYGGIMKNIMKGQVDSKTDAEIDALATFISNL, from the coding sequence ATGAATAAAATTTTATTAGGTTCAGCTGTAACTGTGCTATTATTAGCAGGATGTGGAGAAGAAAAAAAAAGTACTTCTCAAGAAACTACTACAGCTGAAGTTACTACTAAACAAGAAGCACCAACTAAAGAGGTAGTAAATGAAGCTCTTAAAGATGTAGCACAAACAGTTTCAACAGCAGCAAATGAAGTTTCAAATACAGTTGTAGAAACTACTAATAAAGTTATAGAAAATAGTGCAAATACAGTGAATGAAACTACGACAGAAGCTGTTGAAACTGCAAAAAATATTGTTTCAGCTGGAACAGCAGAGATAAAAGAGACATTAAATAATACTGTAGCAATAACTGATGAAAAAGTTAATGATGTAAAAAATGTAATAACAGATACAAAAAATGAAATTAAAGAATCTGTATCAAATGCAGAAACAGCAATATCTAATGAAGAAGTAGTTCATGATGGTCCAAAAGGAGAATTATTATTTAAAGCATGTGCTTCATGCCATGGTCAAAAAGCTGAAAAAGAAGCTTTAGGTAAATCTCAAATTATTGCTGGCTGGGATAAAGAAAAAATAATAAATGCATTACATGGGTATAAAGATGGAACTTATGGTGGAATTATGAAAAATATTATGAAAGGGCAAGTTGATTCTAAAACTGATGCAGAAATTGATGCATTAGCTACATTTATATCTAATTTATAA